TAGCTTTGTTATCTCTTTGTagttttaaatgcattcatttatGGCTCAGTGAGATTCAGTTGTTCATTAGCATCTATGATGTGCTGAACAGCAGAGGAGCATATGTAAAGCATGGCAGAGCTGCTTCAGTACATCGTATTGCTACATCTTGTGTGCATTTGTGTATGTTCAGAATATTCAGATTTCCATTCAGATGAAGACTTAAGAATTGTACACATCTAGCCCAGAAGATGTGCTGTGAAATTGCGTGGATGTTCATCATGTGTAACACTAAAGCAGCTCTTTTACCTGCTATTACTCAAACCTCTGTATGCACTTTATCCAATTAAGCTATTGCTAGAagtttaaaatgtaaatcaCACTGATTTCGGAGTGCTTATCAACACCATCTCTAGTAGGAGAGTTTCAGACTGCAAATTCTGTTGATCTGTTTTCAAGCAGTTAAATAAATCTATGCTCGCTGACTTCTATTTCCCCAAATGTGACAGTAATGCTTTTTATGCCCTTGTGCATAAAACACCTTACTCAAATTCAGGTGTAAATTGAATAAGAAGTCAGTGCAGAGAAGAGTGCTGCCTATTACAGAGGCACTTACATTTGAGAGCAGGTATTCTTCTCTTGCTCTCTGACTGCCTTTAAAAAAGTAAGGGAGGATGATAAAATTATGTTGGTAAAGGGTCACACTGTGACCCCTTTACTTTGAATTTCTCCTTATGTTttaagcacagaaacagaaaaatgtagatTTAAGAATTTTTTAGAGAATAAGAAAGCTTTCTGTGCGTTGTTTCTATTAATATATCTACACTATTGTGTAAAATGATGTCTTATGGTAGTTTCTGTTACACAGGATTCACTCTGTGAGTGAGGATGTCCTTAATTTCATTCTGGAGTTTACGAACTGGAAGAGGCTTCCTCCAGCTGTAGAGCAAGACCTTGCAGACTACAAAGAGAAATTCAATTGGACTCCCAAGAGCCACTTTGGTAAGCAacataatgaggaaaaaaagtttctgtgtATAGCAGTCTCCAGGATGTAAGTGGGAAACAGCTCTTTGTGTGAAGGAGGTCAAAAAGTCAATAAAAATTGCCTGTCCAGAAGCTGGGCGGCAGAAACAACAGCTACctaaagcaaacaagcaaaccacATTTGAATGGATTTTACTCATTACATTGTTCAGTTCACGTATTTCAGCTGGGTGTTTTCAATTTGGGTTATCTTTTCCACTTCGAATTAACATGTGCCCTATAAAATACAAGCCATGACTGTAAGTCTCCCTCAAGTGATGTGGTTGGCTTCTTGGAAGACTGAAGGGGAGATGATGAGTATTACTTGGTTAAACTTTCTAGACAATATCCCACTGActttggtttttaatttaatttatatttccCATGAAGTGTCTGCTTTGTTCTGCACGCATTTGAgagtaattaaaatacatactaTCTAAACCATCATAATAAATACCTGTAAAGCTAGGAGTTTCTTATTACTCCTATAATTGAGATGTGGTCACCCAAAAAGGTTCACTAGCAGGTTGTCCAGGATCACCAGTGCTTGCTGCGTTCACCCAACATAGCAGCTCCAGCATACAGACATTGCAGAGATGTATGCGCTGAAAAGCTTCACTCTGATCTCCTTGTTAGTGCCTCATCTTAAAACATGTTCTTCTTTAAAAGGGGCTGtgatcattttgaaaatgtctaAATTACATTAGTGtaattaaataagaatttcTTTGGATTATTTAATACGAATTAGGATATCTTTTAGGATTAAAACAAGGCTTTACTGGGGCAGTTAGTGGGAGctatttcctttgctgttaGTGACTATATTAGTGTTGTCGCTAATGGCAGCCAAtataatatgtaaaatatatttaatgtattatatatagatatatttattattattatgaacAGTAATAGTAACGAAATGCACAGAGACtaaaaaaggaggggggaaagTTTCAGAGCTTTCACTTTTCCATTCTTTGAGCCAAGATCAGCCGGGGCAGGCAAGCCAGCTGTGGTGCTGGAGTTTTCCCCCTTGAAGAGTGTTAAGTTATTGAACTGAGATAAGCTAGTCATGGGAGTGAACACAAGAAATCAACATTGAAGCATTCATGAAGGGTAGAAAAGgtgacccagggaactactgatctgtcagcctcacctctgtgctggggaagatcacGGACTAGATCCTCCTGGGAGCTATGCTAAGGTGCATGGGAGAGGAGGGGATACGAGACAACctgcatggcttcaccaagggcaggtcctgcctgaccaatctagtggccttctTTGGTGGTGTAACTGTGTcaatggaaaagggaagagccactgacatcatctgtctggacttcagtaaggcctttgacatggtcccccgtaacatccttctctctgaaTTGGAAAGATAAGGATTTAGTGAGTGGGCTGGTTGATGGATGAGGTTGTGAGGTTAtactcagagagtggtgctCAGTGACCAGATCAGTGATGggtggtgtccctcaggggtcagtactgctctttaatatcttcatcaacTACATTAACCGTGAGATCACCCTGGgcagtttgtggatgacaccaagctgtgtggtgtagTGGACATGCCTAAGGGTCAGGATGCCATCAGAGAGACccagacaggctgagcagtgggcccaggagaacctcatcaggttcaacaaagccaagtgcaaggtctgtccctgggtcatggcaacccccactgccagtacaagctggggatgtaaggatgaagcacagccctgctgaaaaggacctgggggtgctggcggatggcagctggacatgagccagcactgtgccctcgcagcccagaaagccaactgtatccagGCTGCAGCCTAAGCAGCCTGGCCAGCGGGAtgagggaggggatcctgcccctctgctctgcgctgtgagacctcacctggagcactgagTCCAGGTGGGgagtgctcagtgcaggagagacatggagctgttggagtgtgtccgGAGGAGGCCACCAAAgatgatcccagggatggaacaacCTCCTCCATGAGGACGGGCTGagagggatggggctgtgcagcctggagaagggaaggctccatggggacctgagagcagcctgtcagtgtctgaaggggctgtaagaaggaaggagaaggactctccagcagggtctgttgtgacaggacaagggaaaatggtttcaaaccatCTCTCCCTATAGAGGatagactggatataaagaagaagtttttcacaataagggcagtgaagcactggcacaggttgcccagagaggtggtgtatgctccatccctggaaacatccaaggtcaggctggatggggctctgggcactgatggagctgtagattgcaggggagctggactaggtgaccttcaGGAGTCCCTTACAACTCCAACAGTTCTAATGATTCTGCACTGAAAGATTCAAGAACTGATCTTCAGACCTCCAGGTCTTCAGGCTTACAAAATGTAGAGTCCTGTGAAGTTCTTAATTTCAATATAGAAGGATCAGTATGGCAGGTGTGGAAATGATTGCAGTTAATATTCTAGCAGAAATACTGACTCTAGCGGTGAAGCATCCTTCGCAGTCAAGAATTCTACCTCATTATCTGGTAGAGAGTGGAGTTTCACCCCGGGAGCATCTGTCTAAAGCAGGTAACTGTAGACAAGCGGTGTATGATTTTGTTCCCTGTTTGACTTTGTCATTTTTCAGCCGTCATTCCTTCCCTGTCTCACCTTTGTCGCCTTGAGATCCGGTCCATCTTAGGGAGTGAACGGCTGCGATCTGACCGGTATATCCGGGCTTTGCCCTTGCCAGTCTGCCTCCAGGACGACCTGCTGTACCTACACCTGCTGCGTGTCAGCACTGCGCCGGGGGCAGAGGAGGACCtgaggcagagagaggagggagcCCCCTCTGccgctgcctccagctctgacGATACGGAGAAGAGGAATGCCCAGGGTAATTCCCCTGCTAGGTGAtggccctgccagcagctgaacTCAGCGGCTGCAGACATTGTAAAGGCAGTAAGCAGACAACAGAGAACTCCTGTAAGTAACTTGGTAGGAGTTTTTTCACGCTGTAGTTTTGTACTATGTTGGGAAGTTCGTTGAAAGTTCTGGGATGTGCTCATCAAAAAGCCTGTTGTAGCCTTCTGTGTCTGCAAAcgttttctgatttttgaaagGATTTTGTAACTCTTACGGAGTAAATGACCTTGTTCAATGAACAGAGGCTGTACATAGTAGCTGAAGTCTATTTGATCAGACACTGTATTCTGAGTATGGCATATACCAAATGAAATATCTGGAAGTCGAGGACCACAGTATGGTATTGTTAAGCGTGTCTTTTGCTGAGGAGTGATCTAGCTAAACCAGATAGAAAactaatgagaaagaaaactgtttcctgAAGAAacgctgttttttttccttttctctgcattcAGCACTTGAAGTGCTGTGTTCTTTTGCCATCACTTTCAGTCATCCTTCAGCACATCTTCCTATGCTGCTTCCTTTGAAAGTGCCCCTGTCTGTGTTaccaagctgctgcttttgtcagTATTTTTATAGTTTGTGAAAAGCAGATCGCTGCCTATAAAGATGAACAAGGTTTCCCTTTACTCAGTGACTAATATACCAGTGtctttaaaactgtttgcaaCTTTGATTCCAAGCAGTAATTTCTTAATATTCCCACACCTCCAACACGTTTACAGTTAGCACTGAAGTCTGTGTGAGCTGCATCTAAGATGTTGAGAAAGGTTTGGAGCTTTCTGCTCAAATTTACTGTGTGACGTAGGTCAGAGTTCGTGTTCTTCAGTAACAGAATTGATTGATTGTGGAATAAATGTAATCCTTTTCTCTGAATGGGATTTCTTGCATAAAATCTGATtaacttgtgatttttttaaatacttctgtaCCATGCTATATCAAGCTGCATATCTTCATTATTAGTGTACAACACATTCTTGCAATCGTTATcagtgaattttctttctgttagcAGCCACTTCATAACAAAGGacaggtaaggaaaaaaaatcatgttgaaGAGTTCTTACCATTTTCACGTTGGTTTCATGTTATGCTCCATCTGCACCTAACTGGGAAAGGGGCAGCTCTGTCACATCAGCAGCCCTCTCCTGGCTTGGTGAAAATGTCCATGGAAGGCCAGGAGAACCCGCGCTCCTCTTTGGAGGAAATTCCCCCTTGGAATGTGGGGAAAAGGACTCTCCTTTGGGGGGAAGTTCCCCCCTTGCTTTTAAGAAAATCCCTATGTGGATTCCTGGgcatttcctctctctttgcAGGGGGGGGGATTGCTAGGAAATTCCTTCCTCACGTCTGAGGAAATTTCCACTGCAAATGCCAGAAAAACCCACctcattttgaaggaaatttccccaagaaatatcagaaattcCTCCCTCACTGTGGGACTAATTGCCACCTGGGTTACCAGCTAATTGCCAACCCCCTTTGGCAGAAATTAGTGTGTGGAAGGCCAAGATCTCCCCGCTCCCATGACACTGGATGAAATTCCCACTGTGATTAATGGTTATTCTCCCCACACTTGGAGGAGAACACTGTGGAATGGCAGGAACATTCCCTCTGCTTTGGAGAAAATGGCCATAGTGAGTGCAAAGACATTTCCTGCACATGTTTGGGGGAAGTTCCTCCCTGGAATGCAAGGAAAGCCCTCCAGCTGTActcccctgccctcccacccCTTGCAGCCCCTGTCCACGTGCATCCCTGCTCAGTGATTTCCCAGCAGTGCACAAATGCACCCAGGCTGCAGTGGGCATCCGCTTCTGCCCGTGCTGCATGTCCCATATCGAGGTACGTTCCTTTCACCCCTTGCACTTGGTGCCCTCTACACTCAGCAGCTTGTAAATAACTCATTTCCCTTGTAGCAAGGTACCTGTCTACAACCTTTGAgcctggtggggctgggtgACATTTTGCAGTGGGAGAGGCAGCCTGAGGTGAATGGGAGCAGTTGCAGttccccagccagcagctcagacagagatggggcacagcagcagagcaacaGTGGCCTGAAGTAATGAGATTGCCCAAggcctttgctttccttttacttCATTTGCAAACCTTCactctgtggggctggggtggaTTTTGCAGAGGGCTCTGCAAGGCGAAGGGGATAACTGGCTGGGGCAGGATGGGGTGGAGATGGGGAGgcatgctgctgcagggcagcgtgAGATGCTGCCAGAGGAGATTGCTTTTCCAGACCCTGCCTGGCTTCTCCCCTGGGTTCAGCAGGACACTGGAGCCCGCACGCAGCCTTCCCGCTTGTAGCCCACAGGCCCCAGTGTGAAACGTCCCCACAACCACAAGGACACGACACCGCTGTACAAAAAACCCTCCTTCAATGAACTGCAAAAACAGCCGCGTCTTGCCGGGGTCGGTGGAGGTGCCGGGACACCTTCGGAAGCCCACTGCTGCCTTCGCTCTAGGAGCGGCCTCATCCTGAAGACGTGAAGCTGGTGCCATCTCCACCAGGCTCACTGGTAGTAGTTGCTGAAGGCATGAAGGATATACAGGAAGGTCGTGATGAAGGCAAAGAactgcaggagaggaggagcaAAAGCTGGAGTCAGCAGGGTCTCTGCAGGGTATAACTCCATTGTCTCACAGTGTTCTCTGTCTGAGGAAACCACCCAGCCAAGAGCTCCCTCCAGCCTCAAAGAAGCAGCAAACCCCCCACACTGCCCagcatggccctgagctgctgaaCCCCAAGAAGCCTGTGCTGGCTGCACAATGTGACGGAGGAAAGAAGCTGAGGCTCTAAGCAGTGTGTGACCCTGCTGAGTGAGACAGGCTTGGCTTGGAGTGTCCCTGCCTTGGCTGTCctatttcttcctgcttctcccCATGAGAAGCTGCCGGTGCTCTGGCCTGCCTGAGTGCTTCTGGACCGACTCACCGATGCCGCGCAGTTGAGCTGGTAGTGGACTGGTGAGTTGGGGCCGAACTCGGAGTTGATTGTCGCATTGGCTTGCAAGACAGCAGCGCTCATGTACAGGATGGCTGTGGCACCGTGGTACAAACTATCCTGCAAAACAAGGCAGCGGCATGCATCAAAAATCgctctgcctttctttctctgatttaCCCTAAGGATGAGATGCTACTGTCCAGCCTCTGCGCACATGAGTGCACAGACAGGACACACACCCAGCTGGGGGCTGGAACCAAGCGTTACCTGGCTGCGTCACAGCGCGCCCAGCCCTCCTGTTCCACCCAAGGGAACTCATGTCtagctggaaaagcagagagccCTGCCACAGTGCTCACGGGTTgatggggatggaggtgggaACAGCTTCTGTCACCCCCCAAGCTCTTCTTCATTCTGCGCTCCGAACGGGGCTGTATGTGGCCAAGTGCCATGCAGTAGCATAGCAAAACCTCCTCTGGGCATTTCCAGGAAATGCCTCGCTGTGTCCCCAGTGAGGAAAGGGACACTCGTGTGCAGACAGGATGGCCAGGccatctccagctgctgccGCCACCCACCTCTGCCCATTTCTGAGCCCATCCTTACCAGCACTTTCCAgttgttgctgtttctgtgaaagCCGAAGAGGTAACTTATGAGGAGCAACAGGGAGATGAGGCAGGAGGTAAGGGACACGTACATAacccatccctgcagcagcgGGGAGGAGACTGAGGTAGCAGCAACGAGGATCCAAACCCAGGCCCCGCAGATCTGATGGCGACAAAGACAGGCACCTCTGGTGAGCGTGGGATGGGGAaatccctttcttctccctgaaTCCTCGTATCCCTCCTCAGATCAGCCTTCACCTTTGGGCAGTGCAGCCCAGCCTCCGTGCAGGGCATCCTTGGACCGGCAGCAGCATCGCGAGCCAGCAGAAGTCGCCCCGAACGCTCTTGGGAAATCCCTCCAAAAGTTTCTTACAAAAAGGAAATCACGGCTGCTTTGtttgacagaaggaaaagcctcACCCTGAGGGCTTGGGCAAGAAGCCAGAAGCACACTTTTATCTCGGAAGCGTGAACCACTGATGTCAGCCCGGCCCTGCCTACACATTAATCTCCTGGGCTTGAAATCACGGCACGAGGAAGTCGTCTCCTGCCTTCACATAGCAGCCCAGGGTGAGCCGCTTGCTCCATACCCACCTCGAGTAATTACGGTGCAGAATATGGCACGTAGGGCTGTTTTGATGAGCTCTGTGCCTCACCAGCTGAGTTGGACAACCTCCCCGGTTTACACTGCCTGCACCCACGAGGTGTGGATGGTGTGTGCTGCTGGTACCACGTTGTGGCAACGAGCTGCTGGGCCCTGAGTCAAAGTACAGCAGCAGCTACTGCAGCCAGTCAGGCTGGATGCCCTCTGGACTCGGTCACAATGTAAAGATTTATGGAATTTTATACTGTACAAGAAGCCCACTTGCCTATAGCCCTCGAGACCTCGCAAAGACTTAATACAAAGAACAAACTGCCCTTAATTATAAGCTATTTCCAAAGCTGTTCGGTAAgtagagctgctgctgctccccaggcacaCAACACCCTTCAGCCTTTCCTAGCTAGCTGGCAGCCCCCTGGGCGGGCTCCGTGCTGGTGCTGGAGCTCAGCTGGTCCTCAGGCTGCCCCAAGGACGATTTAGACAAGAAGAGTACCTCTGTGTGTTCAGTGCAagctaaaaggaaagaagttacTTCTCATTAAGGTTATTTTCAGGATCCTTCAAGGGCTACTCCCAGACTGTTAACCCCAGCGTTCCCTGGAGTCGCGAGCCAGGTGTCAGAGCCCAGCAAAGCGCGGTGTACTCACTATCTCCGGCAGGATGAAGGCGtagggaatggttttaaagacGACGGGTCCGGAGGGCAGGCTGGGCTGCGAGGTGGCCGCAGTGGGAGACGCCGATGCCATCGCTCCTCAGCTGACGCCGTGGCCGCTCGGGCTCCGCTAGGCTCGCATGTGTCAGTGCTGCGCCACTCCCTGCGGGGTTTTAACTGACACACCCGCGGGGACGTAATCGCAGAGACCAGCCCAGACTGGCACCGCGCTGCTTCCTCCAGTCAGAGGAGTCCTCCCTAACCCCCCAGTTCCCTCCTAATGcactctgctgccagcacagggatgggatgggctCCCAGGCCTGCCGGCACTGCCACGGGCAGCAGCACACGGTCAATTTAAcgagaaacaaaaaagaatccACGCCGTACTCGCGCGGAAACGTTTCCTACAGTCCAGTTTTGCCCTTGGCACTCTCTCAAGTGTGAAGTCTTTTCGTTTCCACTCTCCTTGCCTCCTCCCCTTTCTGCTCAGGTTTCTGCTGCTTGTTCACGTAAGAATCCCCCACACCCACAGGACATGTCCAGCCCTTGAACACTTACAGCCTGCCACGGCCTCGACAAACATTTTCTACGGGCAGCTCAATGAGCTGGTAAAAGATGGGAGAGTTTGTTTGCTCAGAAGAACATCCAATAAGACAGCTTTGATTCCCAGCTCCTTGTAGCGGTGCTTTGGATTCAATGAAGGCACTACTTGTTCTGCTTCACCCCCTCGAGAAGAGTAGGAAATAACCAGAGGAATAAAAACCTGGAGGTGGCATCTCTGGCTTATGTCCTAGAGTAGACAGAAAGACTCCACTAACTTGGGCAATACTCTGCAGCAAGAGGAGGATGATAACCTAGTGCGATATCATATATCTCTATTAAAAGAGACAAATTTAGCCCTAGGAATTTGGGTTCTAGGCTCTTGAACAATGCAGAATAAAATCAAACCCACGATGAGAAACATCATCCGAACCCATCCTAGGCCGGAGGAATGCACTTTGTAGGACTTCCAAAGGCTTCAGTTTACAAATGCTGTCAGTGAGGACTGGCCTTGGGCTCTACACTGTGCTGTGATCTTTGAAAGACcttgttttaaaacacttcaGGTCAGTTTGGATGTAAATCCACGTGCGGCTTGGTAACTGCTCACCTCGTCAGACACTGTGGCAGTGTGCCCGTCCCCACGGACAAAGCGTGCAGACATCCGGATACTCCAGCACAAAAGAGAAATCAGACAAGTCACTTCCTACCAGGAGCGTGTAGCACATAGGGGCTGTGGTTACAGAGTGCCCAGGGAAAAGAAGCCTTTCACATCCTGGTCCATATGAGAAATACCCTGCAGCTCATCAGCCTGCACTCAAAGGCACAAAGTGGGCTAACCCAAGGTCTAGCCATGCACAGGGGTACGGCAGCGTTCCCTGAATTCTCACCACCATTTATTTGTGCTGGGTGGGGTCAGGCACACATTCCTGTGAATAACTCAACCTTTTCCTGAGTGAGAACggaaaacagtaaaacagtCTAAATAAGGA
The sequence above is drawn from the Numida meleagris isolate 19003 breed g44 Domestic line chromosome 3, NumMel1.0, whole genome shotgun sequence genome and encodes:
- the MALL gene encoding MAL-like protein; translated protein: MASASPTAATSQPSLPSGPVVFKTIPYAFILPEIICGAWVWILVAATSVSSPLLQGWVMYVSLTSCLISLLLLISYLFGFHRNSNNWKVLDSLYHGATAILYMSAAVLQANATINSEFGPNSPVHYQLNCAASFFAFITTFLYILHAFSNYYQ